A single Pirellulales bacterium DNA region contains:
- a CDS encoding FtsX-like permease family protein: protein MNRLTFIQRSLAWNWRMHLAVALGVAVAGAVLTGALIIGQSLRGSLRDLALRRLGPVTHALVAPRFFRQELAAETANSAPLRPTRHLLPVILLEASVQFTPPAPAEKRRAGKVQVLGVTSDFWGQFGLPGDFSPPRLNEVLLNQELAAELGVVAGQEILLRLPRPADIPPDSPLGRKTAASLSRQLTVAGILPNTELGGFSLRPNQLQPKNALVALETLQDLLAQDGKINGLFVVDSDIKQQVAGDNGGPVLRPRLADYGLQFRKLENGPWQISSQELLLEDAIVEKLDAWAKRESREPQPALVYLANWISIADDQARVPYSTVAGIDFAPGPPHGPWRDAKGKIVPPLSDRQIAINQWVADDLAAQGHPVNPGDAITLTFFEPESTHGEVAEKSHSFELAAILPMTGPAADKELTPELKGITDQDSLANWDPPFPYFPERVRSTKPNDQDERYWDDWRATPKAFVSLAAAQRLWGSRFGRVTTWRFAARPGETAAELEAELLKVLSPVDYGLVWQPVRDQSLAAAAGTTPFDGLFFGFSLFLILAAILLISLLFRLGLDLRGREMGMQLALGFTPAQVRNSLLAEGSVIAALGAALGVLGGILYAQVMIYGLRTWWLAAVVTPFIRLYAPPATLVSGFLVTFGVAMVTIWWSLRHIGKSPARQLLTGQTLEQPGNVRRAGYMRAVAGWGALAGAVGLIAWGTQLSGEARAGTFFGSGALLLIAGMTALYGLYRGQAESTSLGVTNLATLAWSNASRAAGRSTLTVGLMAGAVFLIVAISAFHLTPPPSGKDKYEGDGGFMFIAESDVPLYANLALSTDRLAKLGFAEPDPQTPPSEWEPAQRAEFFAERADIFPCRVRSGEDASCRNLYKTRQPRVVGIGPRLQARGGFAWGALPADMSPAEAENPWLLLNRKVVLSGVGSDAKHVIPVILDQNTAMYSLQLYGGVGEQFTVNDPTAGLVVYKVVALLKNSLWQGDLLISEQSFRRLFPEVSGYRLFLAAPAVGDDPAVVKSAWEETLGDYGFLLESTRTRLENFMAVQNTYLGTFQTLGGLGLLLGTVGLAVVQLRNVVERRGELALMQAIGFSRGRLLRLLSGENGALLLCGLILGGGAALVAIVPQLWSDQAAVPWQMIIGILTLFLTVGLGAGWLAARSVFKESAVRAIRGGTL, encoded by the coding sequence ATGAATCGATTAACATTTATCCAACGCTCTTTAGCCTGGAATTGGCGGATGCACTTGGCCGTCGCGCTGGGCGTGGCGGTCGCAGGCGCGGTGTTGACGGGAGCCTTGATCATTGGCCAGTCGCTGCGGGGTAGTTTACGCGATTTGGCGCTGCGCCGACTGGGACCGGTGACGCACGCCCTGGTCGCGCCCCGCTTTTTTCGCCAAGAATTAGCGGCGGAAACCGCCAATTCCGCCCCATTGCGCCCAACGCGGCATCTGTTGCCAGTGATCTTATTGGAAGCCAGCGTCCAATTTACCCCTCCCGCTCCGGCAGAAAAACGCCGCGCCGGCAAAGTCCAAGTGTTGGGAGTGACAAGCGACTTTTGGGGGCAGTTTGGATTACCCGGCGATTTTTCCCCCCCGCGCTTGAACGAAGTCTTGCTCAATCAAGAGTTAGCGGCGGAATTGGGCGTGGTCGCGGGGCAGGAAATTTTACTTCGTTTGCCGCGCCCGGCTGATATTCCGCCCGATAGCCCCTTGGGTCGCAAAACGGCCGCCAGTCTTAGTCGGCAGTTGACCGTCGCCGGGATTTTACCAAATACCGAGCTGGGAGGGTTTTCGCTGCGTCCCAATCAACTGCAGCCCAAAAACGCCTTGGTGGCGCTTGAGACATTGCAGGATTTGTTGGCCCAAGATGGCAAGATCAACGGGCTATTCGTGGTGGACTCTGATATTAAACAGCAAGTTGCCGGGGATAACGGCGGTCCCGTCCTGCGACCGCGGCTGGCGGATTATGGATTGCAATTTCGCAAGCTGGAAAATGGTCCTTGGCAGATCAGTAGCCAAGAGTTGCTCCTGGAAGACGCGATTGTGGAAAAGTTAGATGCTTGGGCTAAAAGGGAATCCCGCGAACCGCAACCCGCCTTGGTCTATCTGGCCAATTGGATTTCGATTGCCGACGATCAGGCTCGCGTGCCGTATTCCACGGTGGCGGGAATCGATTTTGCGCCAGGGCCGCCGCATGGGCCCTGGCGGGACGCGAAGGGAAAGATCGTCCCCCCCCTTTCCGACCGGCAAATCGCGATCAACCAATGGGTGGCGGATGATTTGGCGGCGCAGGGGCATCCTGTCAATCCGGGGGATGCCATCACGTTGACATTTTTTGAGCCGGAAAGCACGCACGGGGAAGTGGCGGAAAAATCACATTCCTTTGAATTAGCCGCCATTTTACCCATGACAGGCCCGGCGGCGGATAAGGAATTAACGCCAGAGTTAAAGGGGATCACCGATCAAGATTCTCTGGCAAATTGGGATCCGCCGTTTCCGTACTTTCCAGAGCGAGTCCGCAGCACCAAGCCCAACGATCAGGATGAACGCTACTGGGATGACTGGCGGGCCACGCCCAAGGCGTTTGTGTCCTTAGCCGCCGCGCAGCGGCTATGGGGCAGCCGGTTTGGCCGAGTCACCACCTGGCGGTTTGCCGCGCGGCCCGGGGAGACCGCCGCAGAATTAGAAGCGGAACTCTTAAAAGTGTTAAGCCCCGTGGATTATGGTCTGGTGTGGCAACCGGTCAGGGATCAAAGCTTGGCCGCCGCGGCGGGAACCACTCCGTTTGATGGGTTGTTTTTTGGATTTAGTCTGTTTTTGATTCTGGCCGCGATCTTACTGATTAGCCTGTTGTTTCGCCTGGGCTTGGATTTACGCGGGCGGGAAATGGGAATGCAACTGGCCTTGGGCTTTACACCGGCGCAAGTCAGAAACAGCCTGCTGGCCGAAGGCTCTGTGATTGCCGCGCTGGGGGCCGCATTGGGCGTGTTGGGGGGAATCTTGTATGCCCAAGTGATGATCTATGGCTTGCGCACGTGGTGGCTGGCGGCGGTGGTCACCCCCTTTATTCGGTTGTATGCTCCTCCGGCAACATTAGTGAGCGGGTTTTTGGTGACCTTTGGGGTGGCGATGGTTACGATTTGGTGGTCCCTGCGGCACATTGGCAAATCTCCGGCGCGACAATTACTGACCGGGCAAACCCTGGAACAGCCCGGCAATGTGCGTCGCGCGGGTTATATGCGGGCGGTCGCGGGATGGGGCGCGTTGGCGGGGGCAGTGGGACTAATTGCGTGGGGAACACAACTTTCCGGTGAAGCCCGGGCAGGCACGTTTTTTGGATCGGGGGCGCTTTTATTAATCGCGGGAATGACCGCCCTGTATGGCTTGTATCGCGGTCAAGCGGAATCAACATCCCTGGGCGTGACCAACCTGGCCACGCTGGCCTGGAGCAACGCCAGTCGTGCCGCCGGCCGCAGCACCTTGACCGTGGGGCTAATGGCGGGAGCGGTCTTTTTAATTGTGGCAATCAGCGCTTTTCATTTAACGCCTCCCCCTAGCGGCAAGGATAAATATGAGGGGGATGGGGGTTTTATGTTTATTGCCGAAAGCGATGTTCCGCTCTATGCCAATCTGGCCCTATCCACCGACCGGCTGGCAAAATTGGGCTTTGCCGAGCCTGATCCACAAACGCCCCCCAGCGAATGGGAGCCCGCACAACGGGCCGAGTTCTTTGCCGAGCGGGCGGATATTTTTCCCTGCCGGGTGCGCAGCGGCGAAGACGCGAGCTGCCGTAATTTGTACAAAACCCGCCAACCCCGCGTGGTGGGGATTGGCCCACGCTTACAAGCGCGTGGTGGTTTTGCCTGGGGAGCCTTGCCTGCGGATATGTCCCCGGCGGAAGCGGAAAACCCCTGGTTACTGTTAAACAGAAAAGTTGTCCTGAGCGGTGTGGGCTCCGATGCCAAGCATGTCATTCCCGTGATCCTGGACCAAAATACCGCGATGTACAGTTTGCAATTGTATGGCGGGGTGGGAGAGCAATTTACGGTCAATGATCCCACCGCCGGGCTAGTTGTTTATAAAGTGGTGGCCCTCCTAAAAAACAGCCTGTGGCAGGGGGATTTGTTGATTTCAGAGCAATCCTTTCGCCGGTTGTTTCCCGAAGTCAGCGGATACCGCCTCTTTTTGGCGGCACCCGCAGTGGGTGACGACCCCGCCGTGGTCAAAAGCGCATGGGAGGAGACCTTGGGGGATTATGGATTCTTATTGGAATCGACGCGCACCCGGCTAGAAAATTTTATGGCGGTGCAAAATACCTATTTGGGAACGTTTCAGACCTTGGGGGGGTTGGGGCTGT